The following coding sequences are from one Polynucleobacter sp. JS-JIR-II-50 window:
- the nadB gene encoding L-aspartate oxidase has product MASSKPSQNTTANAELPVLIIGAGLAGLTVALHMAESQPVILMAKRGLGEAATAWAQGGIVGVVDKEHDSIDSHVADTLDAGAGLVVESTARYIAEESADAIRWLVEQGVPFTEDKSGPMGLHLTREGGHSHRRIAHAADATGKAIHEVLLDKARAHKNIQILEHWIALDLITNRQLDAKTQRTKPNRCYGVYALDIKNNRVETIEAKSVVLATGGVGKVYRYTSNPDTATGDGIAMAWRAGCRVGNMEFIQFHPTCLYHPSDRTFLITEAMRGEGGLLKLPDGTRFMPEHDERHELAPRDIVARAIDFEMKKHGLDYVHLDATHLGEAFIKEHFPMIYARCMSLGLDITKEPIPVVPAAHYTCGGVVTDLKGRTDLPGLYAVGEATYTGLHGANRLASNSLLECVVIGKAAAEDISNLKTPVMPALPLWDESQVEDADEQVVIAHNWDELRSLMWNYVGIVRTNRRLERALHRIKLLRYEVQEYYANFKVTRDLIELRNLLECAELIVRSALMRRESRGLHYSRDYPGTWAVSYPTILTPQAEGAESDAAS; this is encoded by the coding sequence ATGGCAAGCTCTAAACCCTCCCAAAACACCACCGCAAACGCCGAGCTTCCCGTCCTGATTATTGGGGCTGGATTAGCTGGGCTGACTGTCGCCTTGCATATGGCCGAATCTCAACCGGTCATTTTGATGGCTAAGCGGGGCTTAGGTGAGGCTGCTACAGCTTGGGCCCAAGGCGGTATTGTTGGGGTGGTCGACAAAGAGCATGACAGTATTGATTCTCATGTGGCCGACACCTTGGATGCGGGTGCCGGTCTCGTGGTGGAATCTACCGCTCGCTATATCGCTGAAGAAAGCGCTGATGCGATACGTTGGTTGGTCGAGCAGGGCGTTCCATTTACAGAAGATAAATCTGGTCCCATGGGTTTGCATTTAACTCGCGAGGGCGGGCATAGCCATCGTCGTATTGCGCATGCTGCAGACGCCACTGGTAAAGCGATTCATGAGGTGCTCTTAGATAAAGCCAGGGCACATAAAAATATTCAGATCTTGGAGCATTGGATTGCGCTTGATCTCATTACCAATCGTCAGCTCGATGCTAAGACCCAGCGCACCAAGCCAAATCGTTGTTACGGGGTCTATGCACTTGATATTAAAAATAATCGCGTAGAGACGATCGAAGCCAAGTCAGTGGTTTTAGCTACTGGCGGTGTTGGCAAGGTTTATCGCTACACCAGCAATCCCGATACTGCTACAGGCGATGGTATTGCCATGGCCTGGCGCGCAGGTTGCCGAGTAGGCAATATGGAATTTATTCAATTTCATCCAACTTGCTTGTATCACCCCAGTGATCGCACCTTCCTCATTACGGAAGCCATGCGGGGTGAGGGCGGTCTCCTCAAACTGCCTGATGGCACACGCTTTATGCCGGAGCATGACGAACGTCATGAGCTAGCACCACGCGATATCGTTGCCCGTGCCATTGACTTCGAAATGAAGAAGCATGGCTTAGATTATGTTCATCTTGACGCCACGCATTTAGGCGAAGCATTTATTAAAGAACATTTCCCGATGATCTATGCACGCTGCATGAGTCTTGGTCTAGATATCACTAAAGAACCCATTCCGGTTGTTCCTGCTGCGCACTACACCTGTGGCGGTGTAGTGACAGATCTCAAAGGGCGCACTGATTTGCCAGGACTCTATGCAGTTGGGGAAGCTACTTACACCGGTCTGCATGGCGCTAATCGTTTAGCAAGCAACTCCTTATTAGAGTGCGTAGTCATTGGTAAGGCGGCAGCAGAAGACATATCCAATCTCAAGACCCCAGTAATGCCCGCTCTTCCTTTATGGGATGAGAGTCAGGTTGAGGATGCGGATGAACAGGTAGTCATCGCCCACAACTGGGATGAGCTGCGTTCTTTGATGTGGAATTACGTAGGCATCGTTAGAACTAACCGCCGGTTAGAGCGAGCGCTTCATCGCATCAAACTGCTGCGTTACGAAGTGCAAGAGTACTACGCTAACTTTAAGGTCACCCGTGACCTCATTGAGCTCAGAAACCTATTGGAATGTGCCGAGCTCATCGTGCGCTCAGCCTTAATGCGCAGGGAAAGCCGTGGACTGCATTACAGCCGGGACTACCCTGGTACTTGGGCGGTGTCTTACCCAACCATCCTGACCCCTCAAGCAGAGGGTGCAGAGAGTGATGCAGCCTCGTAG
- the fdhF gene encoding formate dehydrogenase subunit alpha, protein MNAPTNPKELELQTVEFKLDGKTIVSYEGETILKAAKRHGIDIPHLCFKDGYRPDGNCRACVVEINGERTLAPSCCRSATPGMEVKANSERAVKSQKLVLEMLLSDMPDEGFKWVGDSKEEEQKSQHGELSTWAARMDVTVRPELKALRREKVNGDISHPAMAVNLDACIQCNRCVRACREEQVNDVIGYAMRGGHSEIVFDLNDPMGDSTCVACGECVQACPTGALMPKGLIGSQTVDRKVDSVCPFCGVGCQITYNVKDEKIVSVEGRDGPANHNRLCVKGRFGMDYIHNPQRLTKPLIRKAGVAKDEAMLEGKQDWSDIFREATWEEALEVAGGGLKKLKDQYGNKVLAGFGSAKGSNEEAYLFQKLVRTGFGSNNVDHCTRLCHASSVAALLEGVGSGAVSNQVNDVEHSSMIFLIGSNPTANHPVAATWFKNAAKRGAKIVLCDPRKTEISKHAWRTMQFKPDTDVAMLNAMIFTIIEEGLVDKEFIKDRSNNFEALKENIKGYSPEAMAPICGIPAETLREVAREFATTKSAMILWGMGVSQHVHGTDNARCLIALVSITGQIGKPGSGLHPLRGQNNVQGASDAGLIPMMFPNYQRVDNPEAHAWFEKFWDTPLDKKPGYTVVEIMHKITAPDSDPDKIRGMYVEGENPAMSDPDLNHARHALATLDLLVVQDIFMTETALLADVILPASAWPEKAGTASNTDRMVQMGKKAINPPGDAKPDLWIIQEIAKRMGLGWNYQGPDAGVAEVYDEMRQAMHGAINGITWERLEKESSVTYPCLSAEDPGRPIVFNDKFDTKDGRVKLVPADIIPANERPDAEYPFVLITGRQLEHWHTGSMTRRATVLDAIEPMATVSMNGEDMTQLGVSAGDVIKVQSRRGEVGIHVRRDDGTPRGVIFIPFAYYEAAANLITNSALDPFGKIPEFKYCAVKLVKGGEAAKIMGYGTNAPGGSKVMSNV, encoded by the coding sequence ATGAACGCACCAACAAATCCAAAAGAACTCGAATTACAAACCGTTGAGTTCAAGCTAGACGGCAAGACGATCGTTTCGTATGAAGGCGAAACGATTCTCAAGGCTGCCAAACGACACGGCATTGATATTCCACATCTGTGCTTTAAAGATGGCTACCGCCCTGACGGCAACTGCCGCGCTTGCGTAGTAGAGATTAATGGCGAACGGACTTTAGCTCCAAGCTGCTGTAGAAGTGCTACTCCAGGAATGGAAGTTAAGGCTAATAGCGAGCGCGCTGTTAAGAGCCAGAAGCTTGTTCTGGAGATGTTGCTCTCCGATATGCCTGATGAAGGTTTTAAGTGGGTTGGCGATAGCAAAGAGGAAGAGCAAAAGAGCCAGCATGGTGAGCTGAGTACTTGGGCTGCCCGCATGGATGTGACTGTTCGTCCGGAACTCAAAGCATTGCGTCGCGAAAAAGTTAATGGTGATATTTCACATCCAGCGATGGCTGTGAATTTGGATGCGTGTATTCAATGTAACCGTTGTGTACGTGCTTGCCGCGAAGAGCAAGTAAATGATGTGATCGGATACGCCATGCGTGGCGGTCATAGTGAGATCGTATTCGACTTAAATGATCCAATGGGCGACAGTACGTGCGTTGCCTGTGGCGAGTGTGTACAAGCTTGCCCAACTGGCGCATTGATGCCTAAGGGTTTGATCGGTTCCCAAACGGTGGATCGCAAAGTAGACTCCGTTTGCCCATTCTGTGGCGTTGGTTGCCAAATTACTTACAACGTCAAAGACGAAAAAATTGTGAGTGTTGAGGGTCGTGATGGCCCTGCCAATCACAATCGTTTATGCGTTAAAGGCCGTTTTGGTATGGACTATATCCATAATCCACAGCGCTTAACTAAACCATTAATTCGTAAAGCGGGTGTTGCGAAAGATGAGGCCATGCTAGAGGGTAAGCAAGACTGGTCTGACATCTTCCGTGAAGCTACTTGGGAAGAGGCTTTGGAAGTTGCTGGTGGCGGCCTGAAGAAACTCAAAGATCAATACGGCAATAAAGTATTGGCAGGCTTTGGTTCCGCAAAAGGCAGTAACGAAGAAGCCTATTTATTCCAGAAGCTGGTTCGTACTGGTTTTGGTAGCAATAACGTAGACCACTGCACACGTCTTTGCCATGCATCATCTGTTGCTGCGCTATTAGAGGGCGTTGGTTCAGGTGCAGTAAGTAATCAAGTTAATGACGTTGAGCACTCGAGCATGATTTTCCTGATTGGATCCAATCCAACTGCTAATCATCCTGTTGCTGCTACCTGGTTCAAGAACGCCGCGAAACGTGGTGCAAAAATTGTTCTGTGTGATCCTCGTAAGACCGAGATTAGTAAACACGCTTGGCGCACAATGCAGTTCAAGCCAGATACCGACGTGGCTATGCTCAATGCCATGATCTTCACAATCATTGAGGAAGGTTTGGTTGACAAAGAATTTATTAAAGACCGCTCTAATAACTTCGAGGCTCTTAAAGAAAACATCAAGGGTTATAGTCCTGAAGCAATGGCGCCAATCTGCGGAATTCCAGCAGAGACTTTGCGTGAAGTAGCGCGCGAGTTTGCAACTACGAAGTCAGCCATGATTTTGTGGGGCATGGGTGTAAGTCAGCACGTGCATGGCACAGACAATGCCCGCTGCTTAATCGCTTTAGTCAGTATCACCGGGCAAATTGGTAAGCCTGGATCAGGATTGCACCCATTGCGTGGTCAAAATAACGTGCAGGGCGCTAGTGATGCTGGTTTGATTCCGATGATGTTCCCGAACTATCAGCGCGTTGATAACCCAGAAGCGCATGCATGGTTTGAGAAATTCTGGGATACGCCATTAGATAAAAAACCTGGATATACCGTGGTAGAGATCATGCATAAGATCACCGCCCCCGATTCCGATCCGGATAAGATTCGTGGCATGTATGTCGAAGGTGAAAACCCGGCGATGAGTGACCCCGATTTAAATCACGCTCGCCATGCTTTGGCTACCTTGGATCTCCTCGTAGTTCAAGATATCTTTATGACGGAGACTGCGCTCTTAGCGGACGTAATATTGCCGGCCAGCGCATGGCCAGAAAAGGCTGGCACTGCTAGTAACACTGACCGCATGGTTCAGATGGGCAAGAAAGCAATCAATCCTCCTGGTGATGCAAAACCTGACTTGTGGATTATTCAAGAGATTGCCAAGCGCATGGGCCTAGGTTGGAATTACCAAGGTCCTGATGCTGGTGTTGCTGAGGTTTATGACGAAATGCGTCAAGCAATGCATGGCGCGATCAACGGCATTACTTGGGAGCGCTTGGAAAAAGAATCTAGCGTTACCTATCCATGCTTGTCTGCTGAAGATCCGGGTCGCCCAATTGTCTTTAATGACAAGTTTGATACCAAAGATGGCAGAGTGAAGTTAGTACCAGCCGATATCATTCCTGCGAATGAGCGCCCTGATGCTGAGTACCCATTTGTATTGATTACTGGTCGTCAGCTAGAGCATTGGCACACTGGCAGTATGACGCGTCGTGCCACAGTGCTCGATGCCATTGAGCCAATGGCAACCGTATCAATGAATGGTGAAGATATGACCCAGTTAGGTGTTTCGGCTGGTGATGTGATCAAGGTTCAGTCTCGTCGTGGTGAAGTAGGTATCCACGTGAGAAGAGACGACGGCACACCAAGAGGGGTGATCTTTATTCCGTTCGCCTACTATGAGGCTGCCGCTAACTTGATTACCAATTCAGCGCTAGATCCATTTGGCAAGATTCCAGAGTTTAAGTATTGCGCTGTGAAGCTGGTTAAAGGTGGGGAAGCAGCGAAGATTATGGGGTACGGTACGAATGCCCCAGGCGGATCTAAGGTAATGTCTAACGTCTAA
- a CDS encoding NAD(P)H-dependent oxidoreductase subunit E, producing MNHPKPSGEVKAVAVATADDLRETIRRKSKLKGRQADDISVAEVRQLIGNAPHRRDLLIENLHKLNDEYRALHDRHLVALAKEMNLPMAEVYEVATFYHHFEVVRGNDPVADILIRVCDGIACELAGAQNLLAKLPSILGNPNIKVAAAPCVGRCEQAPVAVVHQYPVLFATVDKVSAAVKNNLTTQPMAKDDAVFEPAALAEQGVSPQGGMQAVSPDYVGYESYRAQGGYVLAKEIFEGKKDAESIIKAMESSGLRGLGGAGFPAGRKWRIVKDQVAPKLMAVNIDEGEPGTFKDRTYLERDPHRFLEGLLIAASVVGIDACYIYLRDEYHGCRELLEAELVKLKANPPFKLPNIELRRGAGAYICGEESAMIESIEGKRGEPRMRPPYIAQVGLFGRPTLEHNFETLYWVRDIVQRGPEWFSSFGRHDRKGLRSFSVSGRVNKPGVKLAPAGITIQELIDEYCGGMQDGHRFYGYLPGGASGGILPATMNDIPLDFDTLQPYGCFIGSAAVMVFSDKDKARDMALNVMHFFEHESCGQCTPCRVGTGKAAKLMQAKSWDQETLEDLATVMVDASICGLGQAAPNPIRCIHKYFPEEVQ from the coding sequence ATGAATCATCCAAAGCCTTCTGGAGAAGTCAAAGCAGTTGCTGTTGCAACCGCAGATGATTTGAGGGAAACCATTCGCCGTAAGAGTAAGTTAAAAGGTCGACAAGCTGATGATATTTCCGTTGCGGAAGTTCGCCAACTCATTGGTAACGCGCCACATCGCCGCGATCTTTTGATTGAAAATCTTCATAAGCTCAATGATGAATATCGCGCTTTGCATGATCGTCATTTAGTGGCGCTTGCAAAAGAAATGAATCTGCCGATGGCGGAGGTGTATGAAGTAGCTACTTTCTATCATCACTTTGAAGTGGTGCGTGGTAACGACCCAGTGGCGGATATCCTGATTCGTGTTTGTGATGGCATCGCTTGTGAATTGGCTGGCGCACAAAATCTTTTGGCCAAGTTGCCAAGTATCTTGGGCAATCCGAATATCAAAGTCGCTGCAGCTCCATGCGTAGGACGTTGCGAGCAAGCTCCTGTTGCAGTAGTTCATCAATATCCAGTCTTGTTTGCCACAGTGGACAAGGTATCGGCCGCTGTAAAAAATAACTTAACCACTCAGCCAATGGCTAAAGACGATGCCGTCTTTGAGCCTGCTGCTCTAGCAGAGCAGGGTGTATCTCCTCAAGGTGGGATGCAAGCAGTATCTCCTGATTACGTTGGCTACGAGTCTTATCGTGCCCAAGGTGGTTACGTTTTGGCTAAAGAGATTTTTGAAGGCAAGAAAGATGCCGAAAGCATCATCAAGGCGATGGAAAGCTCTGGCTTACGTGGTTTAGGTGGCGCAGGTTTCCCAGCGGGTCGTAAGTGGCGCATTGTGAAAGATCAAGTGGCTCCTAAGCTGATGGCAGTGAACATCGACGAAGGTGAGCCAGGAACATTTAAAGACCGCACTTACTTAGAACGCGATCCACATCGTTTTTTAGAGGGGCTTCTCATTGCCGCAAGCGTGGTTGGTATTGATGCTTGCTACATCTATTTGCGTGATGAGTACCACGGCTGCCGCGAGTTGCTTGAAGCTGAATTGGTAAAACTCAAAGCCAATCCGCCATTCAAATTACCGAATATTGAACTACGTCGTGGTGCAGGTGCTTATATATGTGGTGAAGAATCCGCCATGATTGAAAGTATCGAAGGTAAACGTGGTGAGCCGCGTATGCGTCCTCCATATATTGCACAAGTCGGTTTGTTTGGTCGCCCGACCCTAGAGCACAACTTTGAGACCCTCTACTGGGTGCGCGACATTGTTCAGCGTGGACCTGAGTGGTTTAGTTCATTCGGTCGCCACGATCGCAAAGGCTTACGTAGCTTTAGCGTGAGCGGGCGCGTTAACAAACCCGGTGTGAAGTTGGCTCCTGCAGGCATCACTATTCAAGAATTAATTGATGAGTACTGTGGTGGCATGCAAGACGGCCACAGGTTCTACGGTTATTTACCTGGTGGCGCATCCGGCGGTATTTTGCCGGCGACGATGAACGACATCCCGCTTGATTTTGATACTTTGCAGCCTTACGGTTGCTTCATTGGTTCTGCTGCAGTCATGGTGTTCAGCGACAAAGACAAAGCGCGCGATATGGCATTGAATGTGATGCATTTCTTTGAGCATGAGAGCTGTGGACAATGTACGCCTTGCCGTGTTGGCACAGGTAAAGCGGCTAAGTTGATGCAGGCTAAATCTTGGGACCAAGAAACCTTAGAGGACTTGGCCACCGTGATGGTGGATGCTTCTATTTGCGGTTTAGGCCAAGCGGCACCAAATCCTATTCGTTGTATTCATAAATATTTCCCTGAAGAAGTTCAATAA